The following nucleotide sequence is from Gemmatimonadota bacterium.
GTGGGCGACGCCGCGGGGGAGGGCGCGGCGGATGCCAGCGGGGCGGCGACAGGCGAGTGGATCAGCGGCTCCGGCGTCAGGCGGGGAGGGTGGAGACAAGGTACTCGGGAGAGGTGCCCCGACAAGGCGACGAGGGGCCTGACACTCCGTCACGCGTGCGAACGCCCGGCTATCTTCATCCATCGCCGAGTGACGACCTGCTGGCACGGGTCATGCCCGTGCAGGATTCGCGCCCGGACCGGATCCCGGAGTCGCGACCCACACTCCCTTTCCCGCTCCTGCGATGGCCCTGTCCTCCGCGGTCCGCACGCTGCTCCTTGGTCACGCCGGGCCGCGCCGCCCGGCCCTCTCCGCTGGCCCGCTCCGCATCGCGATGGGTATCGAGACCCTTGGGCTCGGCGGCGCGGAGATGGTCGTCTTCCAGCTCTCCGAGGAACTGCGGCGCCGCGGCCACAGCATCATCGCCATCGGCCCGGACGACCGGGATGGGTGGCTGAAGCAGACCTTCCTCAAGGCGGGGATCCACTTCGAGGGCTACCGGCTCCGCAGTCCGATCGACTGGGGGTGCGCGGAGCACTTCGCCGAGATCCTGCGCGCGCACCGGATCGACGTGCTGCACGACCACGAGTTCGTGGCCAGCGTCTACGGCGCGGCGGGAGCCCGGCTTGCCGGCGTGCCGCACGTGCTCACGATGCACGGCAATCAACAGATGACCCAGAAGTTCCAGCGCCGCGTCGCCCTCCGCTGGGCCATCCGCCACTCGGCGCACACCGTCGCGGTCTCGGGGGACACCCGGACCCATCTGGTCCAGGCGCTGGGTGTGCGCGAGGACGAGATCGAGATCATCCGCAACGGCATCCCGGATCGGCCGGGCGACGGCCGGTCGGTCCGTCGGGAACTTGGGCTCGACGAGGACGACCTGCTCGTGCTCGCCGTCGGGAGCCTGATGCAGCGAAAAGGGCACCGGATCCTGCTCGAGGCCATGACGATCGTGAGCCGGACCGCGGGTCTGCCGCGTTGGAAGGTCGCCATCGCGGGCGAGGGGGTCGAGCGGCCGGCACTCGAGTCGTACATCGCCGAGCACGGGCTTGCGGACCGGGCCGTTCTGCTCGGGAATCGCGGGGACGTGCCCGACCTGCAGGCTGCGGCGGACGTCTTCACGATGCCATCGCTCTGGGAGGGGCTACCCTTGGCCGTCCTGGAGGCGATGTTCGCCTCCAATCCGGTCGTCGCGACGACGGCCTCAGGGATCCCCGAGGCGATATCGGACGGCGAGCACGGACTGCTCGTGCCCGGCGGGGATGCACCGGCGCTCGCGCACGCGGTCGTCAGGCTCCTCGGCGACCGCCCGCTGCGCGAACGCCTTGGCGCGCACGCGCGCGCCGAAGCGCAACGGCGTTTCAGCATCACGGCGATGACGGACGAATACGAGCGACGGTACCGCGGCGACTGATGCGACGTGCGGCCCGGTGCGTTCGGCGATCAGGGGATCCCGCGCACCAGCTTCGGCCCCAGCCACGTCGCCACCGGCACCGGGAGCTTCTTCCACACGCGCGGTCCCATGGAGTACGCCCCGTCGTCCGGATTGGGCGTCGACACCTTCCCGTCCGCCGAGCGATAGTACCACCAGAGCGGCTCGTCACGTCCGCCCCACTGCTGCTTGTACTCGTGCGTGCCGCTGTTCGGCGTGCTGCGGCCGAAGTTGGCGATCGTGCACCCCTCCTGCGCCGCGCGCTCGAGGAAGCACCAGTGCAGGAAGTACCCCGGCCGGATCCCGCTCGCGAGGCGGAGCGAGCTCGACCAGGTGATCTCCATCTCCCGGTCCCAGATGAATCCGCAACCGCCGGAGACCGGCTCGCCGTTCAGGTAGCCGCAGGCGAACCAAGTGCTGTCCGGGAAGGTGTCGGCGATCACCTCGTAGAACCGCTGTGATTGCACGGGCGTGCCGAGGTCGCGCATGTTCCGCGCGAGGATCCGATGGAACGGCTCCAGTTGATCCCGGCCCCAGCGCACCTCGACCCCCTCCTTCTGCGGCTTGCGGATCTTGGTGCGCATCTTGTTGCCGAGCTGCTTGAAGAGCGCGTCGGGGCCGCCCTCCGGGATGTCGATCACGACGGTGAGCTTCTGGTGCCCCACCGGCAGCGCCGTCTCGAGGGCGCGCCGCGCCCGGATCTGCAGGAGCTTCACGTGGGTCCCGCTGGCGCGGGACTCCGCGTCGTCCATCAGCGCCCGCTCGGCCGACGCACCGCCCAGCGGACCGCCGTAGCTCACGAACGGCATCGAGACGAGGAAGTGGCCGAAGAGTGCCGACCGCACCCGCACGAGCGGGAGGACGCCGGCGAGCCGCCCACCGGCGTCGCGCGCCGCCAGGAAGACGCACTCGTGCCCGAAGACCGTCTCGATCACCCGACGCCACCCATAGAGGTGGAAGTGCGTCCACCCGGCTTGTGACCGGACGAACGCGTCCCATTCGGCCGCCTCGCCCGCGAAGGGCGCGACTGTCAGCGCCGGCGTCACGCGCGCACTCGGCCGATCGCCAAGATCCGCCTCAGGACTTCTTCTCGAGGATCAGCGCGGCGATGTCCTGCACCGTGTTCAGGTGCGTGACGCTCGCCTCGTGCGCATGGATCTCGATCCCGTAGTGCTCCTCGAGCACGGCCACGAGCTTCACGGTCGCGAGCGAGTCGAGGATGCCGCCGCTGATGAGCGGCGTGTCGTCGGTCAGCTCCGAGGCGGCGACGCCCGGGAGGAACTCCTTCAGGATGTAGGTCCGGACATGCTCACGGACGGCGTCGGCGTTCAGGGTCATCGCGGTGGCTCCAGGAAGGCGCGCGGCAGGCCGAGCGCGGTGTCCGCGACGAGGTCGCGGTGGAAACGGTCGCCGATCAGTCGATGACCGGCCTTGTTCGGGTGGAAGTCCCACTTCGACGAGCGGAGGGTCGCCATGTCGTGCCCCTCGTACACGTCGGACCAGTCGAGGACATGGAAGCCGGCGTTCCGGGCGCGCGTCGCCATCGCCGCGACGTGCGCCGGGTCCGGCTGGCGCTCGGGCAGGTCGAGATAGATCCAGACCGGGATCGCGCCCGCCGCCCGCACCTCCCGGACGAACTCGGCCTCGACGAGCCCGGAGCAGGCTGTCCTGGATGGCGACCATCCGGCTCAGGGCCTCGGTCTCACGCAGGTCACTGGTGACTTGCGCGCCGGCCAGCATCGCGGCGAACGCCGGCCAGGGCGGCTGCACCCGCGCCGCACCTGCGTGACCGTGTGGATCGAGAGCCGTTCGGCATCGCCAGGGCAGCGCGACGCGGATCACGACGTCCGGGGAGAACGAGGACGCGGTCGTCGAGCAGCAGCAACTGTTGCGCGGCGCTGAACGACCCGACGCCGAAGTTGAGGAACTCGGCCTTCGGCGCGCCGGGCGCTGCAATGCGTTAAGGC
It contains:
- a CDS encoding glycosyltransferase family 4 protein; amino-acid sequence: MALSSAVRTLLLGHAGPRRPALSAGPLRIAMGIETLGLGGAEMVVFQLSEELRRRGHSIIAIGPDDRDGWLKQTFLKAGIHFEGYRLRSPIDWGCAEHFAEILRAHRIDVLHDHEFVASVYGAAGARLAGVPHVLTMHGNQQMTQKFQRRVALRWAIRHSAHTVAVSGDTRTHLVQALGVREDEIEIIRNGIPDRPGDGRSVRRELGLDEDDLLVLAVGSLMQRKGHRILLEAMTIVSRTAGLPRWKVAIAGEGVERPALESYIAEHGLADRAVLLGNRGDVPDLQAAADVFTMPSLWEGLPLAVLEAMFASNPVVATTASGIPEAISDGEHGLLVPGGDAPALAHAVVRLLGDRPLRERLGAHARAEAQRRFSITAMTDEYERRYRGD
- a CDS encoding FemAB family PEP-CTERM system-associated protein; the protein is MTPALTVAPFAGEAAEWDAFVRSQAGWTHFHLYGWRRVIETVFGHECVFLAARDAGGRLAGVLPLVRVRSALFGHFLVSMPFVSYGGPLGGASAERALMDDAESRASGTHVKLLQIRARRALETALPVGHQKLTVVIDIPEGGPDALFKQLGNKMRTKIRKPQKEGVEVRWGRDQLEPFHRILARNMRDLGTPVQSQRFYEVIADTFPDSTWFACGYLNGEPVSGGCGFIWDREMEITWSSSLRLASGIRPGYFLHWCFLERAAQEGCTIANFGRSTPNSGTHEYKQQWGGRDEPLWWYYRSADGKVSTPNPDDGAYSMGPRVWKKLPVPVATWLGPKLVRGIP
- a CDS encoding acyl carrier protein; its protein translation is MTLNADAVREHVRTYILKEFLPGVAASELTDDTPLISGGILDSLATVKLVAVLEEHYGIEIHAHEASVTHLNTVQDIAALILEKKS
- a CDS encoding SGNH/GDSL hydrolase family protein, with the translated sequence MRAAGAIPVWIYLDLPERQPDPAHVAAMATRARNAGFHVLDWSDVYEGHDMATLRSSKWDFHPNKAGHRLIGDRFHRDLVADTALGLPRAFLEPPR